A part of Plasmodium sp. gorilla clade G2 genome assembly, chromosome: 8 genomic DNA contains:
- a CDS encoding CCR4-associated factor 1 → MDERTKIVDVWANNLEEEFERIRDIVEKHPYVAIDTEFPGIVARPTGNVLDYNYQTIKCNVDLLKVIQLGVTFSNGKGEMPNVSTWQFNFKFDLDSDMYAQNSIDFLKLSGINFEKHQSLGIELLHFGEVIMSSGLVMNEDVKWISFHGCYDFAYLLKILTCSALPHNEAAFFELLNDFFPSLYDIKYLLLNLNIKQLSRTFSLQKISEILSVKRIGRQHQAGSDSLVTCKTFFKLMEMYFDNKIDDKKYSGIIYGLGSTIKNYNPKLDDHNNNRYHNHHNSYNNHNYIKNSNNNNKNNNNNNNNNSNNNNNNSNNNNNNNSSNSHHSHNNNNMLMNAPNNNPMSNYIDAKEYHPTGFNKEVPKLHNKNDVMFHMYADNNQNSYNNINSNINNIHGTNNYLTNAIYSSDTVNNYVLNKFVNNSPPSPSSSLSSPPHPPHLPHPSQLLNNTGNKNLRLSLNTNSYMNSKNTDPISNNNHNNNNNLSSSSRSFMVSYPNSGMKNSLDTSKMMGPIYNDLPRNITGNLNNDLNNIANENMMNLGGLTNGNNLSPTLSANNGIMSPSMSNANNGLMNLNNANLNNSINNSINGSLILGGMNNNGHTNNNMNNNNNNNGMNMNMNGMGIMNNSMNINGLSTNLNMNNLYGDIRSLGGSTSNINLNNMNSMNELNHLKSGSISNISSCDENMIGLNKNIYSTNNGPLIGNMINNNMYNANINYNNFNYNSINTNNSSSNAFLNSVNYNTAYTHGNNPSTTTPGGNNNMNTNNYYSLQNKYNNFGKYSSNLNYVNPLSPNINESKSITGEEYCDIDKRSIDNSNSNKNSFANNKNLLGKLNNNNNIITTSSSGTSHHINFKNTISNNNSNINNNNFNINSTSVHPMNNPNINDTNNLNVKRNIKSESFISDLSTNKNELNNMGDHVGIENLNMLVQNMNIKRDENYKDEKINNNNNNNNNMNKNVMLNLNNSSNSNVNNLNNMMNSNNDLMKNNSTTYMKNVNMSMSNINKGVTNTVLNTELKVPSNLNQNNINVTNSTPYISGNSLDNNNNMNSGTNINDHGNNSGKGINHSSPSIINSDNKINVASHNKGNTSIDGNWISGSVNNTNNSNKYNEGKDKDANDEDNKVGYKANDNNNNNNNNNNNNNNRNTNGKSVSNNKNSNKGNNKNNKNKSKNNNDSNKKTSGDNLNEPDYKENNMNNNNNNNNNNNNNNNNNNNSNNNNNNNNNSNNNNNNNNNNNNNSNNNNNNNSNNNNNNHNNHNNNNHSNNNNNNYSNKNNNDSTMISNNDSTIVSNNDNLTIFSNNDNEDNNNNNHKDNNNEEDKDDKNNNIKTEGNHSKFSKQHVNMNIRNKNNDKNNFIGSSNLVNSNVEDVNSFNNIINQRNHCNKNYTNFIKEDQQEVEQKELHTSNISHMLNEENSNDIMDKNTSYNNNPYNNNNANYYKTDNIKLYRGFEKNSSHQLILKNNFSNNSNVTENEGIIIHDMNKINNPNNADILVGNENLMNIKNLNNYMNPNVHNTERNNDLNNNTNMIMNKKNMNSCNNDMLHKQINNFNIININKVHNNISNSLFSNNMSNYNALSENMNINNNTNNTPNNNFMNKKNSKTNLNVFNQSLINNLNLNLNNFYLNNENSFNKINMNYSNINSTSYYFNTNENNMNNTQHYYSSFIPEHFAADKIVTKQNSDKNNNINNNTTMFKEKKEELNLNFKEKNLPTEKYPGAVLETVDNNFGYQNYDYKTKDHKYFYDN, encoded by the coding sequence ATGGATGAGAGAACGAAAATAGTTGACGTGTGGGCAAATAATTTAGAAGAGGAGTTTGAAAGAATACGAGATATTGTTGAAAAACATCCTTATGTTGCAATTGATACAGAATTTCCAGGTATAGTAGCAAGGCCCACGGGAAATGTCTtagattataattatcagaCCATAAAATGTAATGTAGATTTATTAAAAGTAATTCAGTTAGGTGTAACCTTTTCCAATGGGAAAGGTGAAATGCCGAATGTTTCGACATGGCAATTTAATTTTAAGTTTGATTTAGATAGTGATATGTATGCACAAAATTCTAtagattttttaaaattaagtGGAATCAATTTTGAAAAACATCAATCATTAGGTATAGAATTATTACATTTTGGAGAAGTTATTATGTCATCTGGTTTAGTTATGAATGAAGATGTAAAATGGATATCATTTCATGGTTGTTATGATTTTgcttatttattaaaaatattgacaTGTTCAGCATTACCTCATAATGAAGCAGcattttttgaattattaaacGATTTTTTTCCATCATTATATGAtatcaaatatttattattaaatttaaatatcaAACAGTTAAGTAGAACTTTCTCCTTACAAAAAATTAGTGAAATCTTAAGTGTTAAAAGAATAGGAAGACAACATCAAGCGGGTTCAGATTCATTAGTTACTTgtaaaacattttttaaattgatGGAAATGTATTTTGATAACAAaattgatgataaaaaatattcaggTATTATATATGGATTAGGTTcaacaataaaaaattataacccTAAATTAgatgatcataataataatagatatCACAACCATCACAATAGTTATAATAATcacaattatataaaaaatagtaacaataataacaaaaataataataataataataataacaatagcaacaacaataataataatagtaacaataataataataataatagtagtaatagTCATCATAgtcacaataataataatatgcttATGAATGCTCCAAATAATAATCCAATGAGTAATTATATTGATGCAAAAGAATATCATCCAACTGGTTTTAACAAAGAAGTTCCAAaattacataataaaaatgatgtaaTGTTTCATATGTATGCAGATAACAATCAAAATAGCTATAATAACATTAATTcaaatatcaataatatacatggtactaataattatttaacaaATGCTATATATAGTAGTGACACAGTGAATAATTATGTTCTTAATAAATTTGTAAATAACTCACCACCTTCTCCATCTTCTTCTCTTTCATCACCACCACATCCACCTCATCTTCCACACCCATcacaattattaaataatacagGTAATAAAAATTTGAGATTATCGTTAAATACCAATTCATATATGAATAGTAAAAACACCGATCCAATTAGTAACAACAAccacaacaataataataatttaagtaGTTCGAGTAGAAGTTTTATGGTATCATACCCTAATAGTGGAATGAAAAACAGCTTGGATACATCAAAAATGATGGGacctatatataatgatttacCTAGAAATATAACAGGTAATTTGAATAACGATTTGAATAATATTGCCAATGAAAATATGATGAATTTAGGTGGTCTAACAAATGGTAATAATTTATCACCTACTTTAAGTGCAAATAATGGTATAATGAGTCCCAGTATGTCTAATGCAAATAATGGCTTAATGAATTTAAACAACGCCAATTTAAACAATAGTATAAATAACAGTATAAACGGTTCTTTAATTTTGGGGGGAATGAATAATAATGGGCATACaaacaataatatgaataataacaataataataatggtaTGAATATGAATATGAATGGTATGGGTATAATGAACAACAGTATGAATATCAATGGATTAAGTACTAATTTGAACatgaataatttatatggGGATATCAGAAGTTTGGGTGGTAGTACATCGAATATAAACTTGAACAATATGAATAGTATGAATGAATTAAATCATCTAAAGAGTGGTAGTATAAGTAATATAAGTAGTTGTGATGAAAATATGATaggtttaaataaaaatatatattcaacaAATAATGGTCCTTTAATTggaaatatgataaataataatatgtataacgcaaatataaattataataatttcaatTATAATAGCATCAACactaataatagtagtagtaatGCATTTTTAAATAGCGTGAATTACAATACGGCTTATACTCATGGAAACAATCCATCAACAACAACACCCGggggaaataataatatgaatacaaataattattattctcttcaaaataaatataacaattttGGTAAATATTCATCAAATCTTAATTATGTTAATCCATTATCaccaaatataaatgaaagtaAGTCAATTACTGGTGAAGAGTATTGTGATATAGATAAAAGAAGTATAGATAATTCaaatagtaataaaaattcatttgcaaataataaaaatcttcttggaaaattaaataataataataatattattactactagtAGTAGTGGAACATCTCatcatattaattttaaaaatacaatatcaaataataattcaaacataaacaataataattttaatattaatagtactAGTGTGCATCCTATGAATAATccaaatattaatgatacgAACAATTTGAATGTCaagagaaatataaaaagtgaATCATTTATAAGTGATCTatcaacaaataaaaatgaattaaataatatgggAGATCATGTTGGTATTGAGAACTTAAATATGTTAGtacaaaatatgaatatcaagagagatgaaaattataaagatgaaaaaataaataacaacaataataataataataatatgaataaaaatgtcATGTTAAATTTGAATAATTCATCTAATTCAAATGTAaacaatttaaataatatgatgaatagtaataatgatttgatgaaaaataatagtacaacatatatgaaaaatgtcAATATGTCTATgtcaaatattaataaaggaGTCACTAATACTGTTTTAAACACAGAATTAAAAGTACCTTCAAATTTGAATCAGaacaatataaatgtaaCGAATTCGACACCATATATAAGTGGTAATAGtcttgataataataataatatgaatagtgGTACTAATATTAACGATCATGGGAACAATTCAGGTAAGGGTATAAATCATTCAAGTCCAAGTATTATAAACagtgataataaaattaatgtaGCTAGTCATAATAAGGGTAATACATCCATAGATGGAAATTGGATTAGTGGATCagtaaataatacaaataatagtaataaatataatgaaggAAAAGATAAAGATGCtaatgatgaagataataaagtAGGTTATAAAGCAAATgacaataacaataataacaacaataacaataataacaataacaaTAGGAATACTAATGGAAAAAGTGTTAGCAATAATAAAAACTCAAATAAGGGTAATAATAagaacaataaaaataaaagtaagaataataatgacTCTAATAAGAAAACATCTGGTGATAATTTAAACGAACCTGATTATAAGgagaataatatgaataataacaacaacaataataataataataataataacaataataataacaataatagcaacaacaataataataataacaataatagcaacaataataataataataacaataataataacaataatagcaacaataataataacaataatagcaacaacaataataacaatcaTAACaaccataataataataatcatagcaacaataataataacaattatagcaataaaaataataatgatagtaCCATGATTAGTAATAATGATAGTACCATTGTtagtaataatgataatttaacCATATTTAGTAATAATGacaatgaagataataataataataatcataaagataataataacgaAGAGGATAAAgatgataagaataataatatcaaaacTGAGGGTAATCATTCAAAATTTTCCAAGCAACATGTGAACATGAATAtaagaaacaaaaataatgataaaaataatttcataGGTAGTAGTAACCTTGTGAATTCTAATGTCGAAGATGTAAACAgctttaataatataattaatcaAAGAAATCATTGTAATAAGAACTAcacaaattttataaaagagGATCAACAAGAAGTAGAACAAAAAGAATTACACACATCAAATATATCCCATATGTTAAATGAAGAGAATTCAAATGATATTATGGATAAAAAtacatcatataataataatccctacaataataataatgctaattattacaaaacagataatataaaattatatagaggatttgaaaaaaatagttCACatcaattaatattaaaaaacaaTTTCTCCAATAATAGTAATGTGACGGAAAATGAAGGAATTATTATTcatgatatgaataaaatcAATAATCCTAATAATGCTGATATACTAGTGGGTAATGAAAACTTaatgaatattaaaaatttgaataattatatgaatccAAATGTTCATAATACTGAAAGAAATAATGATCTAAACAACAATACCAATATgataatgaataaaaaaaatatgaacagttgtaataatgatatgttacataaacaaattaataattttaatattattaatataaataaagtacataataatatatccaaTTCTTTATTTAGCAATAATATGAGTAATTATAATGCATTAAGtgaaaatatgaacataaataataatacaaataatacaccaaataataattttatgaataaaaaaaatagcaaAACAAATTTAAATGTATTTAATCAAAGCTTAATAAATAACTTAAATTTAAACCTAAATAATTTCTAtcttaataatgaaaattcatttaacaaaattaatatgaattatagtaatattaatagtaccAGTTACTATTTTAATAccaatgaaaataatatgaataatactCAGCATTATTACAGTTCATTTATACCTGAACATTTTGCTGCAGATAAAATAGTTACTAAACAAAATTCGGacaagaataataatattaataataatactacaatgtttaaagaaaaaaaggaagaacTCAATCTAAACTTTAAGGAAAAAAATCTACCAACAGAAAAATATCCAGGAGCCGTATTGGAAACagttgataataattttggaTATCAAAATTATGACTACAAAACAAAGGaccataaatatttttatgataattaG